One window of the Peptacetobacter hiranonis genome contains the following:
- a CDS encoding D-alanyl-D-alanine carboxypeptidase family protein, which yields MKKISSVLIAFLLVFASVFTSIGSVFADQKVVNLEAKSAVLMDYETGKVLYQKNGNVKIYPASTTKAWTAYLVIKHVPDLNEKITIGNLPYIEPSSMFLKKGETFTVKELLTALMVHSCNDVAYVLAEHVSGSIPKFADLMNKEAEAIGCTGTHFNNPNGLPDPNHYTTAKDMALIARKCMSDSVFREIVATKSVKFKPTKQYPHERVYTNSNKFLTSHQKITYKGKRIDIKYDIVDGIKTGFTNAAGKCLLTSAVKDNQRIISAVFNSTNDGIYVDSRTLIDYVFENYDSFTIMDKADYVDTKRKWFSTQKKLMYQPKESYSVVLPKGQTVTDEFTFKTDLQDTSLPISAGDKIGEFYIYKNGEKFKTIDLVAKNDVTSKFAVITENTLFKVILTILKVAIVAFLIFFIYKLIRKYYKKYKRKQKAQMKKKKKSSGSKSKTIKKDTGKTRKK from the coding sequence ATGAAAAAAATATCTTCAGTATTAATAGCCTTCTTACTAGTATTTGCATCAGTTTTTACATCAATAGGAAGTGTATTTGCTGATCAAAAGGTAGTAAATTTAGAAGCTAAAAGTGCTGTTTTAATGGATTATGAAACTGGTAAAGTTCTTTATCAGAAAAATGGAAATGTAAAAATTTATCCAGCCTCTACTACAAAGGCATGGACTGCTTATTTGGTGATAAAACATGTTCCAGATTTAAACGAAAAAATAACTATTGGCAACCTTCCTTACATAGAGCCGTCTAGTATGTTCCTTAAAAAAGGGGAAACTTTCACAGTAAAAGAACTACTTACAGCTCTAATGGTTCATTCTTGTAATGATGTAGCTTATGTTTTAGCTGAGCATGTAAGCGGCTCTATACCAAAATTTGCCGATTTAATGAATAAAGAGGCAGAGGCAATAGGATGTACTGGTACTCATTTTAACAATCCAAATGGATTACCAGATCCTAACCACTACACAACTGCAAAGGATATGGCTTTAATAGCTAGAAAATGTATGTCTGATTCAGTATTTAGAGAAATCGTAGCCACTAAATCAGTAAAATTCAAGCCTACTAAACAGTATCCTCACGAAAGAGTTTATACAAACTCTAACAAATTCCTTACTTCTCATCAGAAAATAACATATAAAGGTAAGAGAATAGATATAAAATACGATATTGTAGATGGTATAAAGACAGGGTTTACAAATGCTGCTGGTAAATGTCTTTTAACAAGCGCTGTTAAAGATAATCAGAGAATTATATCTGCAGTGTTTAATTCAACTAATGATGGAATTTATGTAGATTCTAGAACATTAATAGACTATGTATTTGAAAACTACGATTCATTTACAATAATGGATAAAGCTGACTACGTAGATACTAAGAGAAAGTGGTTCTCTACTCAGAAAAAACTTATGTATCAGCCAAAAGAAAGCTACTCAGTAGTTCTTCCTAAAGGGCAAACTGTTACAGACGAATTTACATTCAAAACAGATCTACAGGATACTTCTCTTCCAATAAGCGCCGGAGATAAGATTGGAGAGTTTTATATATATAAAAACGGAGAAAAGTTTAAAACTATTGATTTAGTTGCTAAAAATGATGTTACTAGCAAGTTTGCTGTTATAACTGAAAATACTTTATTTAAAGTTATTTTAACTATTCTAAAAGTTGCTATCGTGGCATTTTTAATTTTCTTTATTTATAAGCTGATTAGAAAATACTATAAAAAATATAAGAGAAAACAAAAGGCTCAGATGAAGAAAAAGAAGAAATCAAGTGGTTCTAAAAGTAAAACTATAAAAAAAGATACAGGAAAAACAAGAAAAAAATAA
- the selD gene encoding selenide, water dikinase SelD, protein MAKEYKRLTEMTSAGGUAAKIGPEVLADVLSQLPKNDNEKVGNLLVGLDTADDAAIYKLDDEKALIQTLDFFTPMVDDPYIFGQIAAANSLSDIYAMGGEPIVAMNIVCFPSCHDMQVLAEILKGGFSKVKESGALLVGGHTVDDKEPKYGLSVSGLVHPDRVQANSTARPGDKLILTKPVGTGILSTAMKEDLVSQEVVDKVIETMVHLNKYAAMSVNKFEVHSITDITGFGLLGHAMEMAKASDVTIEIDSKNVPILDGAIEMAEMGIVPSGAYNNMGYIQDDVMKDESVPESIEDCLYDPQTSGGLLVAVRADQADDIVKDMLANGSIVAEVIGEVKEKYENGKYIHVI, encoded by the coding sequence ATGGCAAAAGAATATAAAAGATTAACAGAAATGACATCAGCAGGAGGGTGAGCTGCTAAAATAGGGCCAGAGGTTCTGGCTGACGTATTATCTCAGCTACCAAAAAACGACAACGAAAAAGTAGGAAACTTATTAGTAGGATTAGATACAGCAGATGACGCTGCAATATACAAATTAGATGATGAAAAAGCTCTAATACAGACATTAGACTTCTTTACTCCAATGGTAGATGATCCATATATATTTGGACAAATAGCAGCAGCAAACTCATTATCAGATATATATGCAATGGGTGGAGAACCAATAGTTGCAATGAATATAGTTTGCTTCCCATCTTGCCACGATATGCAGGTACTTGCAGAAATATTAAAAGGTGGATTTAGTAAAGTTAAAGAAAGTGGTGCATTACTAGTTGGTGGACACACAGTAGATGATAAAGAACCAAAATACGGATTATCTGTATCAGGATTAGTTCATCCAGACAGAGTACAGGCTAACTCAACTGCTAGACCAGGAGATAAATTAATACTTACTAAACCAGTAGGAACAGGAATACTTTCAACAGCAATGAAAGAAGACTTAGTATCTCAGGAAGTAGTAGACAAAGTAATAGAAACAATGGTACATCTAAACAAATATGCTGCTATGAGTGTTAATAAATTTGAAGTACATTCAATAACAGATATAACAGGATTCGGATTATTAGGACATGCTATGGAAATGGCTAAAGCATCAGATGTAACAATAGAAATAGATTCTAAAAATGTACCTATATTAGATGGTGCAATAGAAATGGCTGAAATGGGTATAGTTCCATCAGGAGCATACAACAATATGGGATACATACAGGACGATGTTATGAAGGATGAAAGTGTACCAGAAAGCATAGAAGACTGTTTATACGACCCTCAGACATCAGGTGGATTACTTGTTGCAGTTAGAGCTGACCAGGCAGATGATATAGTAAAAGACATGCTTGCAAATGGATCAATAGTTGCAGAAGTAATAGGTGAAGTTAAAGAAAAATATGAAAACGGAAAATACATACATGTGATATAA
- a CDS encoding helix-hairpin-helix domain-containing protein — protein sequence MEKNKKTFVFAAIVIGLCAIAGVKIFESEGNARYEIAQSEDIQKESTDSKQSNDTSQNTNNSPTTEVTVYISGAVKTEGVVTMSSEDRLSDAIKVMGGIVEGADMNAINLAEKLVDGKHYVIPKQGEQIPVDVNAGGSTSGATQTSGGNAQGQGGLVNINTATLEQLDTLPGVGEATANKIITYREENGGFKSIEDLKNVKGIGDKKFEDMKSSICV from the coding sequence ATGGAAAAAAATAAAAAAACATTCGTATTCGCAGCTATTGTGATAGGACTTTGTGCAATAGCTGGAGTAAAAATTTTTGAAAGTGAGGGAAATGCAAGATATGAGATTGCTCAGAGTGAAGATATTCAAAAAGAAAGTACAGATTCAAAACAGAGTAACGACACTTCTCAGAACACAAACAATTCTCCAACTACAGAGGTAACTGTATATATAAGTGGTGCAGTAAAAACAGAGGGAGTTGTGACTATGAGCTCTGAAGATAGATTATCTGATGCTATAAAGGTAATGGGAGGAATTGTAGAAGGTGCAGATATGAATGCTATAAACCTTGCAGAAAAGTTAGTGGATGGAAAACATTATGTAATACCAAAACAAGGAGAGCAAATTCCTGTGGATGTAAATGCTGGAGGAAGTACTAGTGGAGCTACACAAACATCAGGAGGAAATGCACAGGGACAAGGTGGACTTGTGAATATAAACACTGCAACACTTGAACAATTGGATACACTTCCAGGAGTGGGTGAGGCTACTGCAAACAAAATAATAACCTATAGAGAAGAAAATGGAGGATTTAAAAGTATAGAAGACTTAAAGAATGTGAAGGGAATAGGAGATAAAAAATTTGAGGATATGAAGAGTAGTATATGCGTATAA
- the argH gene encoding argininosuccinate lyase, with protein sequence MKLWGGRFRKSENKLMEEFNQSFGYDNVLYKKDIEGSLAHVYMQVKCGLLTEEEGKAITDGLVGILEDIESGKLPLEGNYEDIHTFTEANLIERIGETGKKLHTARSRNDQVAVDMRLYAKEKGSEIADLTAMLKDTIKAKADENPCIMPGYTHLQRAQVVTFKHHLMAYHSMFSRDEKRLRNALEILDECPLGCGALAGTTHDINREITSEKLGFKKPVDNFMDGVSDRDYLLELMSDFSIIMMHLSRLSEELILWSSQEFKFVEIDDLYSTGSSIMPQKKNPDGAELIRGKTGRVYGNLFSLFTVMKGIPLAYNKDMQEDKEGFFDSVRTLEMCLEIMARMIETLKVRDDNMKKAVKGGFLNATEVADYLVKKGTAFRDAHGIVGNIVIYCEDHNKAIEELTLEELSQFSDVFDEEIYDFIDYENILNKGIKKNLK encoded by the coding sequence GTCTGAAAACAAATTAATGGAAGAATTTAACCAGTCTTTTGGATACGACAATGTTCTTTACAAAAAAGACATTGAAGGAAGTTTAGCACATGTATATATGCAGGTGAAATGCGGACTTTTAACAGAAGAAGAAGGAAAAGCTATAACTGATGGGCTTGTTGGAATACTTGAGGATATAGAAAGTGGAAAGCTTCCACTTGAAGGAAACTACGAAGATATTCATACATTCACAGAGGCTAATCTTATAGAAAGAATTGGAGAAACAGGTAAGAAATTACACACAGCAAGAAGTAGAAATGACCAGGTAGCTGTAGATATGAGATTATATGCAAAAGAAAAAGGTTCTGAAATAGCAGATCTTACAGCTATGTTAAAAGATACAATAAAAGCAAAAGCTGATGAAAATCCATGTATAATGCCTGGATACACTCATTTACAGAGAGCGCAGGTTGTGACATTTAAACATCATCTAATGGCATACCACAGTATGTTCTCAAGAGATGAAAAAAGACTTAGAAATGCTCTTGAAATATTAGATGAATGTCCTTTAGGATGTGGTGCATTAGCAGGAACAACTCACGATATAAATAGAGAAATAACTTCAGAAAAATTAGGATTCAAAAAACCAGTAGATAACTTTATGGATGGTGTAAGTGATAGAGATTATTTACTTGAACTTATGTCAGATTTCTCAATAATAATGATGCACCTAAGTAGATTAAGTGAAGAATTAATACTATGGAGTTCACAGGAATTCAAATTTGTTGAAATAGACGACTTATACTCAACAGGAAGCTCAATAATGCCTCAGAAGAAAAATCCAGATGGTGCAGAACTTATAAGAGGTAAAACAGGAAGAGTATATGGAAACTTATTCTCACTATTTACAGTAATGAAAGGAATACCTCTAGCTTATAATAAAGACATGCAGGAAGATAAAGAAGGATTCTTTGATAGTGTAAGAACTCTTGAAATGTGCTTAGAAATAATGGCTAGAATGATAGAAACTCTAAAAGTTAGAGATGATAACATGAAAAAAGCTGTAAAAGGTGGATTCCTAAATGCTACAGAAGTTGCAGATTATCTAGTTAAAAAAGGAACTGCATTTAGAGATGCACATGGAATCGTTGGAAACATAGTAATCTACTGTGAAGACCACAATAAAGCAATAGAAGAATTAACATTAGAAGAATTAAGTCAGTTCTCAGACGTATTTGACGAAGAAATATATGACTTCATAGATTACGAAAATATACTAAACAAAGGAATTAAAAAGAATTTAAAATAA